The Herpetosiphon gulosus nucleotide sequence GGTGTCGATGAATTAGCCTTTGATCCCGATGATTTACAGGCTCGCTTTGGGCCAATTTATCTGGTGATTGGGATTCATGGCAATAGTTTGTTGGTACGTGGGGTTCACACGGTGCCAGCCTATGCCGCAAGGATCGACCCAACTCGGCTGTAAGGGAGGGCATGATGGCGCTTAAGCCGTTTCGCCTAAAACAATCGACCATCGTACCGCTAAGCGTAGCTGAGGTTTGGGAAATTGCTGCGCAAACCAGCAAAGTTAACCACGCCGTTGGCCTGCCACCGTTGGTTTATAGCGAACGAACACGCAGCGATGGTGTGCGCGAGGTGGTTGGTACTGCCCGCCAATATGGCCTGCCAGTACAATGGGTCGAGCATCCCTTTGAATGGATTTACCAAAAAGAGCTGTGGGTTGAACGAGTTTTTGAGCATTTTCCTCCGTTAGATCGCTTGATTGGTGGCACAATTCTCATCCCGCATACCTCGATTAGTACCGAAGTTGAAACGTTTGTCGATGTTTTTCCCAAGAATCTGCTGGGCTACCCAGTTGGTTGGTTTGTGGCTAATCAGATGATTACTGGGCAAGCGGCTTTTTTTCGCTCAGTGGCCCAAAAGCCCAATGCTGCCAACTATTTTCCGCCAGCTCGCAAAGTTCGCGCTAATCGTAATGTGTTGCAGGAGTTGCGTAACCGTATGCGCGATTTACCCTGCGATCAGCAATTAATCGATCGTTTGTTTGAGTTGATTCAAACTCAACGCGATGAAGATGTTGCCACCATGCGACCATTTGTGTTGGCTGATGCCTGGGGCGCTGAACGACTTAACCTGCTGCGAGTTTTTTTATATGCCACTTGGACGGGCCTGCTCGATATGAATTGGGATGTGTTATGCCCCAATTGTCGGGTTGCCCGCGAACCCTCGCCGCATTTGCGCGACCTAACTGCGACCGCCCATTGTGAAGTCTGCAATATTCGCTACGATATCAATTTTGATGAGTATGTTGAATTGCGTTTCTCGGTCAATCCCAAGGTGCGCAGTGCTAGCAATGCAACCTTCTGTGCACTTGGCTCACCAGCTTTGAATGAGCATATCGTAGCCCAAGCACGGCTCAAGCCCAACGAACAACGTGAATTAACGGTTCAGCTTGGGGCTGGTGGCTATCGCTTGCGCATGTTAGGGATTGAGCAACGCTGCGCGATTCAAGCCCACGCTGCTGGTGCAACCAACGCCACGATCAATTTAACTGCCGCTGGCCCAGATCAAGCGGCATTAAATGTGGCAAATCGACCAGTAAGCCTGAATGTGCATAACACCACCGATCGCGAACAACTGTTGATTATCGAGCACGATGCTTGGGGCGTTGGTCGGGTCAGTGCCTCATTGGTTTCGACTTTGCCCGAATTCCGCTCATTATTCTCATCGGAAGTTTTAGCACCTGGCTTGGGTTTGGCAATCAAAAATCTGACAATCTTGTTTAGTGATATTAAAAATTCAACCCCGATGTACGAAAAGCATGGCGACTCAAGCGCCTATGCCATGGTGCGCGACCATTTCGATGTGCTATTCAAGGCGATCGAACAACACAATGGCTCGATTGTAAAAACGATTGGCGATGCAGTAATGGCGGTATTTGCTAGCCCAAGCGATGGCGTTTCGGCTGCCTTGGCAATTCATCATAATATGCAGCAAGCCAACCAAGCTCGCCCTGAGCGTCCGCCAATTGTAATCAAAATTGGCCTGCATACAGGAACTTGTATTGCAGTTAATGCCAACGAAGTGCTTGACTACTTTGGCACAACCGTCA carries:
- a CDS encoding adenylate/guanylate cyclase domain-containing protein yields the protein MMALKPFRLKQSTIVPLSVAEVWEIAAQTSKVNHAVGLPPLVYSERTRSDGVREVVGTARQYGLPVQWVEHPFEWIYQKELWVERVFEHFPPLDRLIGGTILIPHTSISTEVETFVDVFPKNLLGYPVGWFVANQMITGQAAFFRSVAQKPNAANYFPPARKVRANRNVLQELRNRMRDLPCDQQLIDRLFELIQTQRDEDVATMRPFVLADAWGAERLNLLRVFLYATWTGLLDMNWDVLCPNCRVAREPSPHLRDLTATAHCEVCNIRYDINFDEYVELRFSVNPKVRSASNATFCALGSPALNEHIVAQARLKPNEQRELTVQLGAGGYRLRMLGIEQRCAIQAHAAGATNATINLTAAGPDQAALNVANRPVSLNVHNTTDREQLLIIEHDAWGVGRVSASLVSTLPEFRSLFSSEVLAPGLGLAIKNLTILFSDIKNSTPMYEKHGDSSAYAMVRDHFDVLFKAIEQHNGSIVKTIGDAVMAVFASPSDGVSAALAIHHNMQQANQARPERPPIVIKIGLHTGTCIAVNANEVLDYFGTTVNAAARAQGLSVGDDVVLTSDVMESAGVRTILSQHDLLSEPFTHNLKGISQVFTLYRLMPMAQREHRA